In Phormidium ambiguum IAM M-71, one genomic interval encodes:
- a CDS encoding efflux RND transporter permease subunit has translation MQKPTPKVSGREKFNISRVAIAHPRLTIGFWIAIVVAGLLAFSSLKYALFPNITFPVVVVSASSNLPQATEVEAKITIPIEKSLENIPQRKSTNSSSFPQQSLVNLSFQVGTNLEAAEQQVNEALQPLPLPEGTKVNVIPINLNESAVVSYAIDSSSKNLTQLTQIAEKQIVPSISKLPGVGKVNLLGGTKENTEKRASAVRFNGTDALSFQVVKKGEANTLEVTTSVEQQVEKLRSQLPDVKFILAATQADFIKAATQATIDSLIEAIILSVVVIFPFLWNWRATFISALAIPISLLGTFIVMAFFGFNLETITLLALALVIGSIIDDAIVDVENITRHIENGETPRNAALNATKEIGLTVTATTLTAVAVFLPIALMRGVIGQFFQPFGITVSAAMIASWLVARTLSPVLAIYWIKCPGNKGARREQRIWLKFAEGYRQILKWSLGHRRIVVGIAVLSLVGGVALIPFIPKGFIPKLDRGEFNISYTAPLSVSSLLPSWLQVPGEESDPLQESLDVAKQLEAVVLKAPEVATVYTTVGTRPQQPNHGNIYVKLKPERQITTAEFQDQIRPKLPELPGVSISVEDIQFIDTGGQKPLQVGLIGKDLALSSKVARQIKAEMEKIPGLEDVTLIGATDEQGAIFQIERGNQQRVVNITANLGQGITIGEATDKIVAIAKPIIPPGVSLSLGGDSARSNEIFTSFGTTLILSALCILVLLVLLFKNWADPFVVGLSLPLALVGALLALFLTNSDFGMISLIGFVFLLGISNKNAILLVDYINQLRRTKMDRKEAILTAGPVRLRPIMMTTVSTILGMLPLALNLGAGSELRSPMAIAIAGGLVSSTILSLIVVPVVYTLLDDFRSKFKLK, from the coding sequence ATGCAAAAGCCAACTCCCAAAGTCTCAGGAAGAGAGAAGTTTAACATTTCTAGGGTAGCGATCGCTCACCCCCGCCTTACGATCGGTTTTTGGATAGCCATCGTGGTAGCGGGGCTTTTGGCTTTTAGTTCCCTAAAATACGCCCTTTTCCCAAATATCACTTTTCCGGTAGTAGTAGTAAGTGCTTCCTCAAATCTTCCCCAAGCGACGGAAGTGGAAGCCAAAATTACTATACCGATCGAAAAGTCTCTAGAAAATATTCCCCAGCGAAAAAGTACTAATTCTTCTTCTTTTCCTCAACAATCATTAGTTAATTTATCTTTTCAAGTAGGAACAAATTTAGAAGCAGCGGAACAACAAGTAAACGAAGCACTTCAGCCTTTACCTTTACCAGAGGGAACAAAGGTAAATGTAATTCCAATTAATTTAAATGAATCGGCTGTTGTCAGTTACGCCATTGATAGTTCCAGCAAAAACTTGACGCAGTTGACACAAATAGCCGAAAAACAAATTGTTCCCAGCATTTCTAAATTACCGGGAGTTGGTAAAGTTAATTTATTAGGGGGAACGAAGGAAAATACAGAAAAACGAGCTTCCGCAGTTAGGTTTAATGGAACAGATGCGCTGTCTTTTCAAGTAGTAAAAAAAGGTGAAGCCAACACCTTAGAAGTAACCACATCGGTGGAACAGCAAGTCGAAAAATTGCGATCGCAATTACCCGATGTTAAATTTATCCTCGCCGCCACTCAAGCAGATTTCATTAAAGCTGCTACTCAAGCCACGATCGATTCCTTAATTGAAGCAATTATTTTATCTGTAGTTGTAATTTTCCCCTTTTTGTGGAACTGGCGAGCGACTTTTATTTCCGCCTTAGCGATCCCAATTTCTTTGTTGGGAACTTTCATCGTGATGGCGTTTTTTGGCTTCAATTTAGAAACAATTACTCTGCTAGCTTTAGCCTTAGTTATTGGTAGTATCATCGATGATGCGATCGTCGATGTGGAAAACATTACTCGCCACATTGAAAACGGCGAAACTCCCCGTAATGCAGCTTTAAACGCTACCAAAGAAATCGGTTTAACTGTAACCGCAACCACTTTAACAGCTGTAGCCGTGTTTTTGCCGATCGCTCTCATGAGAGGTGTAATCGGTCAATTTTTCCAGCCTTTTGGTATTACCGTCTCCGCTGCTATGATTGCTTCCTGGCTAGTCGCCCGGACATTATCGCCTGTATTAGCAATTTATTGGATTAAATGCCCTGGAAATAAAGGTGCGCGTCGGGAACAAAGAATTTGGTTAAAGTTCGCCGAAGGTTATCGACAAATCTTAAAATGGTCGTTAGGACATCGCCGCATTGTAGTAGGAATAGCCGTTTTAAGTTTAGTCGGTGGTGTAGCATTAATTCCTTTTATTCCGAAAGGTTTTATCCCAAAACTCGATCGCGGCGAATTCAATATTAGTTACACCGCGCCTTTATCAGTTTCTTCCTTACTTCCTTCTTGGCTACAAGTTCCCGGCGAAGAAAGCGATCCTTTACAAGAATCTTTAGATGTCGCCAAACAACTCGAAGCAGTAGTATTAAAAGCGCCCGAAGTTGCCACAGTTTATACTACTGTTGGTACTCGTCCCCAGCAACCAAATCACGGCAATATCTACGTAAAATTAAAGCCAGAACGTCAAATTACTACCGCTGAATTTCAAGATCAAATCCGTCCGAAATTACCAGAATTACCCGGAGTTTCTATCAGCGTCGAAGATATACAATTTATCGATACTGGCGGACAAAAACCCTTACAAGTTGGTTTAATTGGCAAAGATTTAGCCCTTAGCAGTAAAGTTGCACGCCAAATTAAAGCCGAAATGGAAAAAATTCCCGGTTTAGAAGATGTAACTTTAATTGGTGCAACTGACGAACAAGGTGCAATTTTCCAAATAGAAAGAGGTAATCAACAACGAGTAGTTAATATTACCGCTAATTTAGGTCAAGGAATTACTATTGGCGAAGCAACTGATAAAATTGTTGCTATTGCTAAGCCAATTATTCCCCCTGGTGTTTCGTTGAGTTTAGGAGGAGATTCTGCCCGTAGCAACGAAATATTTACCAGTTTTGGTACTACTTTAATATTGTCGGCGCTTTGTATTTTAGTATTACTGGTATTGCTGTTTAAAAATTGGGCCGATCCTTTTGTTGTCGGTTTATCTTTGCCTTTAGCTTTAGTTGGTGCTTTACTAGCGCTATTTTTAACTAACAGCGACTTCGGCATGATTTCTTTAATTGGCTTTGTATTTCTCTTAGGAATTAGCAATAAAAACGCCATTCTCTTAGTAGATTACATTAACCAATTACGAAGAACCAAAATGGACAGAAAAGAGGCGATTTTAACCGCAGGGCCAGTACGTCTCCGACCGATTATGATGACAACAGTATCAACAATTTTAGGTATGTTACCATTAGCCTTAAATTTAGGTGCAGGTTCGGAATTACGTTCACCAATGGCAATTGCGATCGCAGGCGGTTTAGTATCATCAACTATACTCAGCCTCATAGTCGTTCCTGTCGTTTACACTTTATTAGATGACTTTCGCTCTAAGTTTAAATTAAAATAA
- the hpnA gene encoding hopanoid-associated sugar epimerase, which translates to MTKTAFVTGGTGFIGANLVRLLLQEGYKVKALVRPSSKLDNLQKLDLEIVKGDLNDPDLADKMLGCEVLFHVAALYSLWQSDKEALYQQNVLGTKNILAAARKAKVDRTVYTSSVAAIGVKEGGVADESYQSPVEKLIGEYKKSKYLAEQEAKAAVKLGQDVVIVNPSCPIGPWDIKPTPTGDIILKFLRRQMPFYLDTGLNFIDVRDVAQGHLLALEKGRIGDRYILGNQNLTLKQFLDLLSEITGIPAPQNTLPSFIPLTVAWIDEYVLAPLGKPPFVALDGVLMSQQKMYYDASKAVQELGLPQTPIPTALKNTVDWFSKNFALDLKYNSAR; encoded by the coding sequence ATGACTAAAACAGCTTTTGTCACAGGTGGAACAGGTTTTATCGGCGCGAATTTAGTAAGATTACTTTTACAAGAAGGTTACAAAGTAAAAGCCTTAGTTCGTCCAAGTAGCAAATTAGATAACCTGCAAAAATTAGACCTTGAAATTGTCAAAGGCGACCTCAACGATCCTGACTTAGCTGATAAAATGCTTGGTTGCGAGGTATTATTTCATGTCGCCGCCCTTTACTCCCTTTGGCAATCGGATAAAGAGGCACTTTATCAACAAAATGTGTTAGGAACTAAGAACATTTTAGCCGCCGCCAGAAAAGCAAAAGTCGATCGCACTGTTTACACCAGTTCCGTCGCCGCCATCGGAGTAAAAGAAGGCGGAGTAGCCGACGAAAGCTACCAAAGTCCGGTAGAAAAGCTAATAGGTGAATATAAAAAATCCAAGTATTTAGCAGAACAAGAAGCAAAAGCCGCAGTAAAATTAGGGCAAGACGTAGTAATTGTGAACCCTAGTTGTCCGATCGGCCCTTGGGATATCAAACCCACTCCCACAGGCGATATAATTTTAAAATTCCTGCGTCGGCAAATGCCTTTTTACTTAGATACAGGCTTAAACTTTATCGATGTCCGAGACGTAGCCCAAGGACATTTGCTAGCATTAGAAAAAGGGAGAATTGGCGATCGCTATATTCTGGGAAACCAAAACCTCACCCTCAAACAATTCCTAGATCTACTCTCAGAAATTACCGGAATCCCAGCACCACAAAATACCCTTCCCTCATTCATCCCTCTAACAGTCGCTTGGATTGATGAATATGTGTTAGCACCTTTAGGTAAACCCCCTTTTGTTGCCTTGGATGGCGTACTCATGTCTCAACAAAAAATGTACTACGATGCTTCCAAAGCTGTGCAAGAATTAGGCTTACCGCAAACACCAATTCCCACAGCCTTAAAAAATACCGTAGATTGGTTTAGCAAAAATTTTGCGTTAGATTTAAAGTATAATTCCGCACGGTGA
- the hpnH gene encoding adenosyl-hopene transferase HpnH, producing the protein MAINLLQAFEVGKYIVSQRLKGRKQYPLVLMLEPLFRCNLACTGCGKIQHPTEILKQNLTPEQCFQAVEECGAPVVSIPGGEPLLHPQIDQIVKGLVDRKKFVYLCTNGILLEKSLDKFTPSPYLTFSVHLDGLRELHDKCVDRKGVFDTAVKAIRAAKAKGFRVTTNTTVFEGANPQEMQEFFDFLETLNIDGMMISPGYSYDWAPDQEHFLKREQTKALFREILAPYTTGKKKWNFNHNPLFLDFLTGEKDYECTPWGSPSYSVLGWQKPCYLLNEGHYATFQELLDNTDWSKYGNKSGNPKCTDCMVHCGYEPTAAVDAMQPNNVGRAITSVFGI; encoded by the coding sequence ATGGCAATTAACTTACTGCAAGCTTTTGAAGTCGGCAAATATATAGTTAGTCAGCGTTTAAAAGGTCGCAAACAATACCCCCTAGTGTTAATGCTAGAACCTTTATTTCGCTGCAACTTAGCTTGTACCGGATGCGGAAAAATTCAGCACCCAACGGAAATTCTCAAACAAAACCTCACCCCGGAACAATGCTTTCAAGCAGTAGAAGAATGCGGCGCACCAGTAGTTTCTATTCCTGGCGGAGAACCACTTTTACACCCACAAATTGACCAAATAGTTAAGGGATTAGTAGACCGAAAAAAATTCGTTTACCTTTGTACAAACGGTATTTTACTGGAAAAGAGTTTAGATAAATTTACACCTTCCCCTTACCTAACTTTCAGCGTTCACTTAGATGGCTTACGAGAATTACATGATAAATGTGTCGATCGCAAAGGCGTATTTGACACCGCAGTAAAAGCCATTCGCGCCGCCAAAGCCAAAGGCTTCCGCGTCACCACAAACACCACCGTTTTTGAAGGTGCAAACCCTCAAGAAATGCAAGAGTTTTTTGACTTCCTTGAAACCTTAAATATCGACGGAATGATGATTTCTCCCGGTTACAGTTACGATTGGGCACCAGATCAAGAACACTTCTTGAAACGCGAACAAACAAAAGCCTTATTCCGGGAAATCTTAGCACCCTACACAACCGGGAAAAAGAAATGGAACTTTAACCATAACCCTCTATTTTTAGACTTTCTCACAGGTGAAAAAGATTACGAATGCACCCCTTGGGGAAGTCCGAGTTACAGCGTTTTAGGTTGGCAAAAACCTTGTTACTTATTAAACGAAGGTCATTACGCCACCTTCCAAGAACTCTTAGACAACACAGACTGGAGTAAATACGGTAACAAAAGCGGCAATCCCAAATGTACAGATTGCATGGTACATTGCGGCTATGAACCGACAGCAGCTGTTGATGCAATGCAGCCTAACAACGTAGGACGTGCTATTACTAGCGTTTTTGGCATTTAG
- a CDS encoding lysylphosphatidylglycerol synthase transmembrane domain-containing protein yields MSQVWSKVKRYLQWVMLGGVLFFFAKAFSHHWKEVAAIRIDSSGMIFLGLGVTLSLLAFAWSGIVWHWTLKEFKQKLKPFWLVKLYLKTHIAKYLPGHVWHYCGRIWGVKQVGVPGEIATISVIIEPFLMIAAALTTAIVSCLLVRGQAIDFNNFNNGGLQILSLLGVMMIVHPKFLNPALIILGKFKSKKKECPGVNLHHCRIERYPIKLLIAELIFVAFRCSGFIFTFIALHPVTPNQIPILISGFSLAWLAALVLPGAPGGVGVFEAAAMMILSNSFSPGVVLSVVAVFRLVTILAEAIGAGLAYLDERRSKETYQLALVEERIVDREFISMK; encoded by the coding sequence ATGAGCCAAGTTTGGTCTAAAGTAAAGCGTTACTTGCAATGGGTAATGCTCGGAGGAGTGCTATTTTTTTTCGCCAAGGCATTCAGTCATCATTGGAAAGAAGTTGCAGCGATTAGAATAGATAGTTCAGGAATGATATTTTTGGGACTGGGCGTTACTTTGAGCTTATTAGCTTTTGCCTGGTCTGGAATTGTTTGGCATTGGACTTTAAAGGAGTTTAAGCAAAAACTGAAACCATTTTGGTTAGTCAAACTTTACTTAAAGACTCACATTGCTAAATATTTACCTGGGCACGTTTGGCATTATTGCGGGAGAATTTGGGGCGTTAAACAAGTTGGCGTTCCGGGAGAAATTGCCACTATCAGCGTCATTATTGAACCTTTTTTGATGATAGCGGCGGCTTTGACGACTGCGATCGTCAGTTGTTTGTTAGTTCGAGGACAGGCGATCGATTTTAACAACTTCAACAATGGGGGTTTACAAATTCTGTCATTGCTGGGCGTAATGATGATTGTTCATCCCAAGTTTTTAAATCCAGCATTGATAATTTTGGGTAAATTTAAGAGCAAGAAAAAAGAATGTCCTGGCGTAAATTTACACCATTGTCGAATTGAAAGATATCCGATCAAACTGTTAATTGCGGAATTAATTTTTGTCGCTTTCAGATGTAGCGGCTTTATCTTCACGTTCATAGCTTTACACCCAGTTACACCAAATCAAATTCCCATTTTGATTAGTGGTTTTAGTTTAGCTTGGTTAGCAGCTTTGGTGTTACCGGGAGCACCCGGAGGTGTTGGCGTATTTGAAGCAGCGGCGATGATGATTTTAAGTAATTCTTTTTCACCGGGAGTTGTTTTGAGTGTAGTTGCTGTGTTCCGGTTAGTGACTATTTTAGCGGAAGCAATTGGCGCAGGTTTAGCTTATTTAGATGAACGGCGCAGCAAGGAAACTTATCAATTAGCATTGGTAGAAGAACGAATTGTAGACAGGGAATTTATTAGCATGAAGTAG
- a CDS encoding addiction module protein yields MSSHPLLKVEISQLSVAERIQLAEDLWDSIFEQQEELTLSEAQQEELDRRLENYQKNPANASSWEEVKKRLGFSRRTII; encoded by the coding sequence ATGAGTTCTCATCCCCTCTTGAAAGTTGAGATTTCTCAACTTAGTGTTGCAGAACGTATCCAGCTAGCTGAAGATTTATGGGACAGTATCTTTGAGCAACAAGAGGAACTTACTTTGAGTGAAGCACAACAAGAAGAATTAGATCGACGGTTAGAAAATTACCAGAAAAACCCCGCCAATGCTTCTAGTTGGGAAGAGGTTAAAAAACGGCTAGGCTTCTCCCGACGAACTATCATTTAA
- a CDS encoding lysylphosphatidylglycerol synthase transmembrane domain-containing protein, translating into MRKITSGIRPDIRWVILTGIQFFFSKIKRYIRWIIFGAMLFFLIGVLRQNWQQVAAIRIDKSGWLFLTSSLVVTLLAQTWAGWVWSWMLRDFKQPRNSLWMINVYLKTNIAKYLPGNVWHYYGRVKKLRDSGVPTSTATLSVLIEPILQAAAAVLMIMIGRQISGSILQETSIWSWQIFGAIAVLTILHPWVLNPILQILGKFEKQPKDSENLDSLSWKIDNYPIKPLVGSLGFLSLRGIGFCLILLAFTNYNFSQLPMLLSAFSIAWVTALVVPGAPGGIGVFEATAIALLAQPFSTAVIFSAAALYRLISIIAETLAVGIICLDEKRIKSKRTNT; encoded by the coding sequence TTCTTTAGCAAGATCAAGCGGTATATTCGCTGGATCATTTTTGGGGCTATGCTGTTTTTCTTAATAGGAGTATTGCGGCAAAATTGGCAACAAGTAGCAGCAATTCGGATCGATAAATCAGGCTGGTTGTTTTTAACTAGTTCTCTAGTGGTGACTCTTTTAGCTCAAACTTGGGCGGGTTGGGTTTGGAGTTGGATGTTGCGAGATTTCAAACAACCAAGAAATAGTTTATGGATGATTAATGTTTATTTGAAAACTAATATTGCCAAGTATTTACCTGGTAATGTTTGGCATTATTATGGGAGGGTAAAAAAACTCCGAGATTCCGGTGTTCCTACTTCTACTGCAACTTTAAGCGTGTTGATTGAACCAATTTTACAAGCAGCAGCGGCGGTTTTAATGATTATGATTGGGCGGCAAATTAGCGGCTCAATTTTACAGGAAACAAGTATTTGGAGTTGGCAAATTTTTGGTGCGATCGCAGTTTTAACGATCTTACATCCTTGGGTTCTCAATCCCATTTTACAAATATTAGGTAAGTTTGAAAAACAGCCTAAAGATTCGGAAAATTTAGATTCTTTGAGTTGGAAAATTGATAATTACCCAATTAAACCTTTGGTAGGTTCTTTGGGATTTTTGAGTTTGCGAGGCATAGGTTTTTGTTTGATTTTATTGGCTTTTACTAATTATAATTTCAGCCAATTACCAATGTTATTAAGTGCTTTTAGTATTGCTTGGGTAACAGCTTTAGTTGTTCCTGGTGCGCCTGGGGGAATTGGAGTTTTTGAAGCAACTGCGATCGCACTTTTAGCGCAACCTTTTTCTACCGCAGTTATTTTTAGCGCCGCCGCACTCTACCGCTTAATCAGTATTATCGCGGAAACTTTAGCAGTTGGTATAATTTGCTTAGATGAAAAGCGCATTAAATCGAAAAGAACTAATACTTAA